From Pseudothermotoga thermarum DSM 5069, a single genomic window includes:
- a CDS encoding 4-hydroxy-tetrahydrodipicolinate reductase — protein sequence MRYGLVGYKGKMGKELQQVFLEDGHELVVKVDVNEREITARPDVILDFSSPSALQTTISLAKEFNCAVVVGTTGLSQQQLQELKMLGEIVPVVYSANFSIGIDLVKRILAFIKDQLEGWDIWILEAHHNQKKDAPSGTALALKNIIGKDVPTLSIRAGGIPGDHTVILANSGEVVEIHHRAISRRTFALGALKAAKFAVNASRGFYSFSEVLDQIHK from the coding sequence ATGAGGTATGGTCTAGTTGGATACAAGGGTAAAATGGGTAAAGAATTGCAACAAGTTTTCTTGGAAGATGGACATGAACTTGTGGTCAAAGTAGACGTAAACGAAAGGGAAATAACAGCAAGACCAGATGTCATTTTGGACTTTTCTTCTCCTAGTGCTTTGCAGACAACGATTTCGCTCGCAAAAGAGTTCAACTGTGCAGTGGTTGTTGGCACAACAGGTCTAAGCCAACAACAACTTCAGGAATTGAAAATGCTTGGTGAAATAGTCCCAGTTGTGTACTCAGCAAACTTTTCCATTGGGATAGATTTGGTCAAAAGGATACTTGCTTTCATAAAGGATCAACTTGAAGGTTGGGACATATGGATTTTAGAAGCTCACCACAACCAAAAGAAAGATGCTCCTTCTGGAACTGCATTGGCACTCAAAAATATTATAGGCAAAGATGTTCCAACGCTTTCAATAAGGGCTGGGGGAATACCGGGAGATCACACCGTTATACTTGCAAACTCTGGGGAAGTTGTTGAAATCCACCACAGGGCAATTTCGCGAAGAACATTTGCACTTGGGGCGTTGAAAGCAGCCAAGTTCGCAGTCAACGCGTCAAGAGGTTTCTACAGCTTCTCAGAGGTTCTGGATCAAATTCACAAATGA
- the dapA gene encoding 4-hydroxy-tetrahydrodipicolinate synthase encodes MFEGVCTAIVTPFKNGEVDYQAYEALVKWQLESGVKAIVVAGTTGEGSTLTEEERSQLTRLTKQLCEGKAKVIVGTGSNDTRKALHLSLLAQKDGADGVLVVTPYYNRPTQEGLYQHYKFLAERLSIPIIIYNVPTRTGVNILPETVVRLARDFPNIVGIKEANPDVNQADEIIKLSRRNGLNLMVWSGNDDRTLHMMAAGAHGVISVVSNVLPRETVEMVEAALKGDLKRAQRLHYQLLDVVKLLFIETNPIPVKAMLYVMGKIENELRLPLVPASEATMEKIRKCVEKMRSEVLV; translated from the coding sequence ATGTTTGAGGGTGTCTGTACTGCAATCGTGACGCCATTTAAAAACGGGGAGGTGGATTATCAAGCGTACGAAGCTTTGGTCAAATGGCAGCTTGAAAGTGGAGTTAAAGCCATAGTTGTGGCTGGGACCACCGGTGAAGGTTCCACTTTGACGGAAGAAGAAAGAAGTCAACTAACAAGGTTGACAAAACAGCTTTGCGAAGGTAAAGCAAAAGTTATAGTTGGAACAGGTTCAAATGACACAAGAAAAGCTTTGCATCTTTCACTTCTTGCACAAAAAGATGGGGCGGACGGCGTTTTGGTGGTAACTCCATACTACAACCGCCCGACCCAAGAAGGACTTTACCAACATTACAAGTTCCTTGCAGAAAGACTTTCCATCCCAATAATAATTTACAACGTTCCGACTCGAACTGGTGTTAACATTTTGCCTGAAACCGTCGTAAGACTTGCCAGGGATTTTCCCAACATCGTCGGCATTAAAGAAGCTAATCCAGATGTAAACCAAGCGGATGAAATAATCAAGCTTTCAAGAAGAAATGGACTGAACCTGATGGTTTGGTCGGGAAACGACGATCGAACTTTGCACATGATGGCAGCCGGCGCTCACGGTGTGATATCAGTTGTTTCCAACGTTTTACCCAGAGAAACAGTGGAAATGGTAGAAGCAGCCTTGAAAGGAGATCTCAAAAGAGCTCAAAGGTTGCATTATCAACTTTTGGATGTTGTAAAACTGCTGTTCATCGAAACAAATCCAATACCTGTCAAAGCTATGCTCTATGTCATGGGAAAGATTGAAAACGAGCTTCGCCTGCCATTAGTTCCGGCAAGTGAAGCAACCATGGAAAAAATCAGAAAATGCGTCGAAAAAATGAGAAGTGAGGTATTGGTATGA
- a CDS encoding FAD-dependent protein has protein sequence MVLQKLGIIGFGASAIGFLKGLVDSGKMEKYQIVIFEKGKDQMHNTISGVRMDGKIFISRSMGGEIDVPLDIQAKMVEFYLLHSGFKPTIKNEGNFIEYLRSFEKDGKKIEFGESFADEEVYRRFYHQGFEPVKAYFFHLGTDILKQTNQSIYEYFSSFKNVEFRFSSKVIDIEIGTPFKVVTEKGEEFYFDELVIAVGRSGHELMDRIKKKYPHLVSENFYVDIGVRYELPNHVMEKYWDMYEIKVRYKTRTGYLCRLFCQNPAGKVTLEKYEDFTTVNGFSDTFDKTENTNFAVLVTTRFTEPFKDPTGYGKNLAKLANILAGDDRKVLLQTYGDFKEYRRTKRLGRVRPTLDERSYILGDANLVFPAKIRESIIDFVENLDKVIPGVAYWDNLIYAVEVKFYSNKFNNNLVSGLHVVGDCSGWTRSIQYATSMGYLHAISSGG, from the coding sequence ATGGTTTTGCAAAAACTTGGAATCATCGGATTTGGAGCAAGTGCGATTGGTTTTTTAAAAGGTTTGGTGGACAGTGGCAAGATGGAAAAATATCAAATAGTGATTTTTGAAAAAGGAAAGGATCAGATGCACAACACAATCTCTGGGGTAAGAATGGATGGTAAGATATTCATTTCTCGAAGCATGGGTGGGGAAATCGATGTGCCTTTGGACATTCAAGCCAAGATGGTTGAATTTTACCTTTTGCACTCTGGTTTTAAACCAACAATTAAAAACGAGGGAAATTTCATAGAGTACCTGCGATCTTTTGAAAAGGATGGTAAAAAGATTGAATTCGGTGAATCTTTCGCCGACGAAGAAGTTTATCGGCGCTTTTACCATCAAGGTTTTGAACCTGTCAAAGCTTACTTCTTTCACCTAGGTACAGATATTCTAAAACAAACCAATCAAAGCATTTACGAGTACTTTTCATCCTTCAAAAATGTTGAATTCAGATTTTCCTCAAAAGTGATAGACATTGAAATTGGAACACCTTTCAAAGTGGTGACGGAAAAAGGTGAAGAGTTTTATTTTGACGAGCTTGTCATAGCCGTTGGTAGAAGTGGACACGAGCTTATGGATAGAATCAAAAAGAAATATCCCCACCTTGTCAGCGAGAATTTTTACGTCGACATAGGGGTGAGGTACGAACTTCCAAATCACGTTATGGAGAAATATTGGGATATGTACGAGATAAAGGTTAGATACAAAACCAGAACAGGTTATCTGTGCCGACTTTTCTGCCAAAATCCAGCAGGAAAAGTTACACTTGAGAAGTACGAGGATTTCACAACTGTCAACGGTTTTTCTGATACTTTCGATAAAACCGAAAACACCAACTTTGCAGTTCTTGTGACAACAAGGTTCACCGAACCTTTCAAAGATCCCACAGGCTATGGAAAAAACCTGGCAAAATTGGCAAATATTCTAGCTGGTGACGACAGAAAGGTTCTTCTGCAAACTTATGGAGATTTCAAAGAATACCGAAGGACAAAGCGACTTGGCAGGGTTCGGCCAACTTTGGACGAGAGAAGTTATATTTTGGGTGATGCAAACTTGGTTTTCCCTGCAAAGATTCGAGAATCGATAATTGATTTCGTCGAGAACTTGGACAAAGTCATACCAGGTGTTGCTTACTGGGACAACTTGATATATGCCGTTGAGGTTAAGTTTTACTCAAACAAATTCAACAACAACTTGGTAAGCGGTCTTCATGTCGTGGGAGATTGCTCTGGTTGGACAAGATCAATTCAATACGCAACCTCGATGGGTTATCTGCATGCGATTTCATCTGGCGGTTGA